The following is a genomic window from Bordetella sp. H567.
ATGGAATTCAGCATGCTGTGGCGCCAGAAGCAACTGGAATACACGTGGCTGCGCAGTCTGATGGGGCAATACATCCCGTTCGAACAAGCCACGCGGGATGCCCTGGTCTATACCTGCCGCGCGCTGAAGGTGGACCCGGATCCGGCGACCCTCGCATCGCTATGCGATGCGTATCTTAAGCTGGCGCCTTACCCGGACGTTCCGGATGTGCTGCGTCGCCTGAACGCATTGGGGTTGCCGTTGGCGATCCTGTCCAATGGTTCGGTGTTCTCGATCGCCAGCGTGGTGGATGCGTCTGGCCTGAGATCGCACTTCTCCCACTTGCTCAGCGTCGAAGCGGTCCGCGTCTACAAGCCGGATTTCCGAGTGTACCGGTTGGCCTGCGAGCAGCTCGGCGTGCCGGCGGACAGGATCCTGTTCGTGTCCTCCAACGCCTGGGATGCCGCCGGGGCATATCATTTTGGCTTTGATGCATGCTGGGTAAACCGCGACGGCAGGACCTTCGACGAATTGGGTGCCGCGCCCCGGGTAATCGGCGGGTTGGACGAGCTGCCCGTCCTGTCGGCCAAAAATAAACCTTGACTTTCCTATATGCCTGCCCTCATAGTACCAGTAGATCCTCAAGTGTTGTGATTCCGTTCGGGTGTGCGTTCCACGTAGTACGCCATCATTGTCCATGTCCTACCTTGATCATCTCTCTCTTTCGGACGTGCGTCCGTATCTCATCAAGGAACATCATGGAAACTGGCATCGTCAAGTGGTTCAACTCGGAAAAAGGCTTTGGTTTCATCATGCCGGACTCGGGCGGTAAGGACCTCTTCGCGCATTTCTCCGAAATTCAGGGCAGCGGCCACCGCTCCCTGCAGGAAAACCAGCGCGTGAGCTATATCGCCGGTCAGGGTGCCAAGGGCCCCCAAGCCACCAAGATCACGCCGCTGTAAATGCCTGGTGGGCTGTGTCACCACAGCCCGCAAAGCCAGCAAACAAGCCCTCTTCGGAGGGCTTGTTGCTTTTTCAGGCCGTCCGCCGGATCAGTTGGTCACGATGTTGTTCGCCTTGACGACTTCCGTCCAGCGACGGATCTCGGCGTCGATGAAATCGGCGAACTGCTTAGGCGAGCTGCCCACCGGCACCAGGCCCAGCTTGCCCAGCTGGGTTTTTACATCGTCGCGGGCCAGCACGGCCTGCACGGCGGCATGCAGCTTTTCCACCACATCGGCCGGCGTGCGCGCCGGCACCAGGAAGCCGTTCCACTCTTCCACGGCGAAGCCCTTGATGCCGGACTCGGCGACAGTCGGTACATTGGGCAACTCGGACATGCGCTGCGGCGAGGTCACCGCCAGCGCCTTGAGCTGGCCGCCGGTGATGTAGCCCAGACTGGAGGCCGCGTTGGCAAAGTACGTGTTCACCTGGCCGCTGATCACGTCGACCAGCGCCGGCGCCCCGCCCTTGTAGGGAATGTGCACGATGTCGATGCCGGTATCCTTCTTCAGCAGCTCCCCCGCCATCTGGGCCAGGCTGCCCGGTCCGTAGGACGCGAACGTGTACTTACCGGGTTCGGCCTTCGCGGCCTTGATGAAGTCGCCCAGCGAATTGAAGGGCGAATTCTTGGCCACCACCATGATGTTGGGCACACGTACGGCCTGCGAGACCGGGATGAAATCCTTCCTGGCGTCATAGGGCAGCTTGCGCAACGCCGGATTGATGGCGAATGCCGAGGCGTCGTACAGCACCGTATAGCCGTCCGGCGACGAACGCGCCACCAAGGCCGCTCCGATGGAACCGCTGGCGCCGCTCTTGTTGTCGATGACGATCGCCTGGCCTAGTTGCTCGCTCAAGGCCTTGGCGATGATGCGCGCCGCGTTGTCGGCCCCGCCCCCGGCCGCGTAGGGAACCACCAGGGTGATGGTCTGGCTGGGATAGCCGGCCGCCAGCACCGGCGCGCCGGCCAGCACGGCGCAGAGGGCCAGGCTGGCCTTCATCAAATTACGTCGAATCGTCATGTCTACCTCTACTCCCACTCGGGATGGAAAATCTTGGGGGGTTGTCGTTATAGCGGATTGCACTGCGTCCAGGCAAAACATACCGCGCAGCGCGGTGCGCCGGCTTTATGGCTACAATGCGTCCTCCTTACCATGTCCACTTCCCCCACCTCTTCCGCACCGCTGCTTACCCCAGGCAGGGAACGCACCCTGCTGTGGCTCCTGGCCCTGACCCAGTTCACCATCGTCGTGGACTTCATGGTGATGATGCCGCTGGGTCCGCAGATCATGCAGGCCTTCACGATCAGCCCTGCGGCCTTCGCGGCCGCTGTCTCCGCTTATTCCTGGTGTGCGGGCATTTCGGGCCTGCTGGCGGCCACCTACATCGACCGCTTCGATCGCCGCAAGATGCTGCTGGCGGTCTACGCCCTATTCGCGCTGTCCAACCTGGTCTGTGCGCTGGCCACCAGCTACCACGCCCTGCTGCTGTCCCGCGCCTTCGCCGGCCTGACCGGCGGCGTGCTGGGATCGCTGGTGCTGGCCATCATTGGCGACGTCATCCCGGCGCAGCGCCGGGGCACGGCCATGGGCGTGGTCATGACCTCGTTCTCGCTGGCCGCCGTGGCCGGGGTACCGCTGGGCGTGGTGCTGGGCGCGCACTTCGGCTGGAGCTCACCCTTCTTCGAACTGGTACTGCTGTCGGCCGTGATCTGGGCCGGCGTCTGGAAGGTGGTGCCTACCCTGAAGGCACATATCCGCGTTCCGCCCGTGCCGCTGTCGCGCACGCTGCCCGACCTGTGGTCCCTGATACGCGAACCCGCGCACTTGCGGGGCTATGCGCTGACGGCGCTCGTCATGGGCGCGCACATGATGATCGTGCCCTTCATCTCGCCCGCCTTCGTCGGCAACCTGGGCGTGCAGCCGGAAGATATCTCGCTGATCTACATGGCCGGCGGCTTTGCCACCTTCTTCAGTTCGCGCACGGTCGGGCGGCTGGCGGACCGCTTCGGCACTCGCAAGGTATTCTGCGCGGCAGCGCTGGCCTCGGTGCCGCCGGTGTTGTTCATCACGCACCTGCCGCAACTGCCGTTGTGGGCCTTGATCGTCTTCTTTCCGTTCTTCCTGGTGACCGCGAACTCGCGGATGATCCCGGTCCAGGCGCTGCTGACGACGGTACCGGAACCCCACCGGCGCGGCGCGTTCATGAGCGTGAATTCAGCGGTCCAGCAGATCGCCACGGGCACAGGCGCATGGATTGGCGGCTTGATGCTGACCACCTCCCCAACCGGCCGCATCTCGGGTTACGGCATCAACGGCTGGCTCTGCTGTGCGGGTATCGTTTTCGCGATGTGGTGGTCGGGAAAGGTGCGGTCCCATGCCGTGGACGCACCGCCGGCCGGCGGGC
Proteins encoded in this region:
- a CDS encoding haloacid dehalogenase type II produces the protein MPRTEAVVFDLYGTLYDVHSVARECDACHPGRGMEFSMLWRQKQLEYTWLRSLMGQYIPFEQATRDALVYTCRALKVDPDPATLASLCDAYLKLAPYPDVPDVLRRLNALGLPLAILSNGSVFSIASVVDASGLRSHFSHLLSVEAVRVYKPDFRVYRLACEQLGVPADRILFVSSNAWDAAGAYHFGFDACWVNRDGRTFDELGAAPRVIGGLDELPVLSAKNKP
- a CDS encoding cold-shock protein, coding for METGIVKWFNSEKGFGFIMPDSGGKDLFAHFSEIQGSGHRSLQENQRVSYIAGQGAKGPQATKITPL
- a CDS encoding tripartite tricarboxylate transporter substrate binding protein: MKASLALCAVLAGAPVLAAGYPSQTITLVVPYAAGGGADNAARIIAKALSEQLGQAIVIDNKSGASGSIGAALVARSSPDGYTVLYDASAFAINPALRKLPYDARKDFIPVSQAVRVPNIMVVAKNSPFNSLGDFIKAAKAEPGKYTFASYGPGSLAQMAGELLKKDTGIDIVHIPYKGGAPALVDVISGQVNTYFANAASSLGYITGGQLKALAVTSPQRMSELPNVPTVAESGIKGFAVEEWNGFLVPARTPADVVEKLHAAVQAVLARDDVKTQLGKLGLVPVGSSPKQFADFIDAEIRRWTEVVKANNIVTN
- a CDS encoding MFS transporter, with the protein product MSTSPTSSAPLLTPGRERTLLWLLALTQFTIVVDFMVMMPLGPQIMQAFTISPAAFAAAVSAYSWCAGISGLLAATYIDRFDRRKMLLAVYALFALSNLVCALATSYHALLLSRAFAGLTGGVLGSLVLAIIGDVIPAQRRGTAMGVVMTSFSLAAVAGVPLGVVLGAHFGWSSPFFELVLLSAVIWAGVWKVVPTLKAHIRVPPVPLSRTLPDLWSLIREPAHLRGYALTALVMGAHMMIVPFISPAFVGNLGVQPEDISLIYMAGGFATFFSSRTVGRLADRFGTRKVFCAAALASVPPVLFITHLPQLPLWALIVFFPFFLVTANSRMIPVQALLTTVPEPHRRGAFMSVNSAVQQIATGTGAWIGGLMLTTSPTGRISGYGINGWLCCAGIVFAMWWSGKVRSHAVDAPPAGGRALASDAAIDA